In Candidatus Eisenbacteria bacterium, the genomic window CGGTCAAGTCTTCGATTGAGGAAGAGGTGGAGAAGATGCTCTGGTCGATCCGCTGGGGCACCGATACGGTGATGGATCTTTCCACCGGGCTTCACATCCATGAGACCCGTGAATGGATTATCCGTAATTCGCCGGTGCCCGTCGGCACGGTGCCGATTTATCAGGCGCTGGAGAAGGTGGGCAGCCCCGAGGAACTGACCTGGGAACTCTTCAGAGACACGCTTATCGAGCAAGCGGAGCAGGGCGTTGATTATTTCACGATTCATGCGGGGATCCGATTGAGGCATGTCCCACTGGCCGCGAATCGTGTCGCGGGAATCGTGTCGCGCGGCGGGTCGGTCATGGCCAAGTGGTGTCTCGCCCATCATCAGGAGAGTTTTCTTTATACAAAATTCGATGAGATCTGCGAAATCCTGGCCGCCTATGATATCGCTGTCTCGCTGGGGGATGGTCTCAGGCCCGGATCGATCGCCGACGCCAACGATGAAGCGCAGTTCGCCGAACTCACGACGCTCGGTGAATTGACGCAGAAGGCCTGGAAGCAGGATGTGCAGGTGATGATCGAAGGGCCGGGACACATCCCGATGCATCTCATCAAGGAGAACGTCGACAAGGAATTGGCCGATTGTTACGAGGCGCCCTTTTACACATTGGGGCCGATAACGACCGATGTCGCCCCCGGATATGATCACATCACTTCGGCGATCGGGGCCGCAATGGTCGGCTGGTATGGCTGCGCCATGCTTTGTTATGTCACGCCGAAGGAACACTTGGGCCTCCCCGATAAAAATGATGTCCGTGAAGGGATCGTGGCGTGCAAGATCGCGGCGCATGCCGCGGATCTGGCGAAGGGGCATCCGGCGGCGCAGGTGCGGGATAATGCAATGTCGAAGGCGCGGTTCGAATTCAGATGGAATGATCAATTCAGCCTGGGACTTGATCCAGAGCGGGCGCTCGCGTACCACGACGCCACGCTGCCGGAGGAGCCGCACAAGGCGGCCCATTTCTGCTCCATGTGCGGTCCCCGTTTCTGCGCCATGAAGATTACGAAGGATGTCCGGGAATATGCCCGCGGGAAGGGGTTTGATAATCTGGAAAAAGCCGTGGATGCGGGGATGAAGGAGAAAGCGCAGGAATTTAAGCAGGAAGGAGGGCAGATTTACCGGAGGATCTAGCCCTGTATTCAGCTTCGTATTCTCCTTGCCATACATCATTTGCCTTTCCATAATACCGGCACTTGCGTCAATTGAGATGACGCATCCGCTATGATGGGAAGGGGGGACGGTTCCGTTATGGAGAACACCCGCGGTCAGTGGAAATCCCAGCTCGGTTTCATTCTCGCCGCCTCGGGATCAGCCATCGGTCTTGGCAATATCGTTTTCTTCAGTGCGAATGCCTACAAGTTTGGGGGAGGCGCCTTTTACCTCCCCTATTTCTTTGCGCTGCTTATCATCGGAATTCCGGTCATGATCCTCGAGTTCGGCCTGGGGCACCATACCGGGCGATCTTTTCCCGTCGCGCTGCGTCAGACATTGGGGCGGAAGGGCGAGTTCCTGGGATGGTTCGGCATCATTAACGCCAGCTTTATTACAATGTACTATATTACCATCCTTGCCTGGGTGGTGGGCATGTTTGTCGGCTCCTTCGGCAGTCTATGGCACAGCAGTGTCGCTGTGCCCCCTTTTGGGCTGGCGCTCGGGGATCTCCCCAATCCGTACGCCTTCTTCTTTCGCATGCTGTCCAATTGGAGCGCTGTCATCTTTGTTATCATTGTGTGGTTCCTAAATGTTTGGATTGTCCGCCGCGGGGCCACGACGATTGAGAGCGCGGTGAAAATCTTTGTGCCGCTCATGTGGCTTTTCATGATC contains:
- the thiC gene encoding phosphomethylpyrimidine synthase ThiC, translating into MRPMSKKSQEDVSRLIDAATRPFPQSHKIYISGSRPDLQVPMREVRQTDTMTRDGVVKNPNITIYDTTGAYTDPGIAVDLLRGLAPIRKEWIRERGDVVELPELSSAYTRARAADPELLKVAFPQRDRPLRAAKGLRVTQMHYARRGVVTPEMEFVAIRENQRLKDVKDTVLLRRHQGVHFGAGIPTEITPEFVRQEVAAGRAIIPCNINHPESEPMIIGRNFLVKVNANIGNSPVKSSIEEEVEKMLWSIRWGTDTVMDLSTGLHIHETREWIIRNSPVPVGTVPIYQALEKVGSPEELTWELFRDTLIEQAEQGVDYFTIHAGIRLRHVPLAANRVAGIVSRGGSVMAKWCLAHHQESFLYTKFDEICEILAAYDIAVSLGDGLRPGSIADANDEAQFAELTTLGELTQKAWKQDVQVMIEGPGHIPMHLIKENVDKELADCYEAPFYTLGPITTDVAPGYDHITSAIGAAMVGWYGCAMLCYVTPKEHLGLPDKNDVREGIVACKIAAHAADLAKGHPAAQVRDNAMSKARFEFRWNDQFSLGLDPERALAYHDATLPEEPHKAAHFCSMCGPRFCAMKITKDVREYARGKGFDNLEKAVDAGMKEKAQEFKQEGGQIYRRI